One part of the Vicinamibacteria bacterium genome encodes these proteins:
- a CDS encoding TonB-dependent receptor has translation MKKQSGGGIVGRVLVGACLVLALAVPGLAQGTAAIEGTVKDESGAVIKGATVRSTNVATGWATEATTSPVGTYRLDALPPGVYRITVDASGFPRLTRDGITVHVGQAVAINHVLKVGQFQEALSVTGEAPLVNATKSEIGQIVESERIQELPLNGRDFLELAELAPGVAPSTGFGGGLTSINGLSFRNVTIHFDGLEVTDVVDRGAYGYYTSEPVQEFQVITNRFTAEYGRSMSGVINVVTKSGTNDFHGTAYIYGRDQRLNARQWVFNSDTLGLDKEKDKSPFSQKQYGASLGGPIVKDKTHFFVNYERDNYHTTTIVSADPAWSIPALDISKEVGNFPQNNDGDHFFAKLDHQLSTKHSLEASFTRKTETDTNVYVGGFSTQAFGAQTVYDEKLFMLSDRLALSNRTLNEFRFQVGTRQNDWNPNSRHPSVYEYTDFGVITCCGSHPSVDQTNHTRRLEFKDDLTLHLSQHSLKFGGDFQVLRGDSDTRYTATGYYVVYYGSPLYLRQAFGPTHFVFDENVDGVYAQDDWRVRDNLMLNLGLRYEYNQFAPSDHGDIAPRVGFAYDPWKDGKTSVRGGTGLFYDMAFTQLLQVSAWGGPNGAYTLTFRPSDPLYPSNFASIPSLPAGRPIPARDIYELDPNMKTARSWQSSIGIQREIARDLAISVDAVYVRGHNLFRIRDLNAPPFEGPYPKGQETTFANALRPTPPVPNGFRRVDQLESSGSSEYEGLYFNITRRVRGGHTFQLSYTLAKSRDNLGFGGDYVSRPNDSTNMAAEWGPSLNDLRHTVAANGTVQLPWGFSAGGIFLAYSGRPYTAQLGYDYNGDGVTNDRPPGVGKDTLTGDWFRELDLFLNKAFKFKDRYQLIVRLEAFNVFDTLNKNTYGNIVGTNTYQIATGAFPPRQLQVSARFAF, from the coding sequence ATGAAGAAGCAGAGTGGCGGTGGCATCGTTGGCCGCGTCCTTGTGGGAGCCTGCCTGGTTCTCGCTCTTGCCGTCCCGGGGTTGGCCCAGGGCACGGCGGCCATAGAAGGAACGGTAAAGGATGAGAGCGGCGCCGTGATCAAGGGGGCCACGGTGCGATCGACGAACGTGGCTACCGGCTGGGCGACTGAGGCGACCACGAGCCCCGTGGGTACCTACAGGCTCGACGCCCTCCCGCCCGGGGTGTACCGAATCACGGTGGACGCTTCAGGCTTCCCCCGCCTCACCCGTGACGGCATCACCGTCCACGTGGGTCAGGCGGTGGCGATCAACCACGTGCTGAAGGTGGGACAATTCCAGGAGGCTCTCAGCGTCACCGGGGAAGCACCCCTAGTCAACGCCACGAAGTCGGAAATCGGCCAGATTGTCGAGTCTGAGAGGATCCAGGAGCTGCCTCTCAATGGACGAGACTTCCTCGAGCTGGCTGAATTGGCGCCCGGAGTTGCTCCGTCCACGGGTTTCGGCGGAGGCTTGACCAGCATCAACGGCCTCTCCTTCCGAAACGTGACCATTCATTTCGATGGCCTGGAGGTAACGGACGTCGTGGACCGAGGGGCCTACGGCTACTACACTTCGGAGCCGGTGCAGGAGTTCCAGGTCATCACCAACCGCTTCACCGCCGAGTATGGCCGGTCGATGAGCGGCGTGATCAACGTGGTGACGAAGTCTGGGACCAACGACTTCCACGGAACTGCGTACATCTACGGGCGGGATCAGAGGCTGAACGCGCGGCAGTGGGTCTTCAACTCCGACACGCTCGGCTTGGACAAGGAGAAGGACAAGAGCCCGTTCAGCCAGAAGCAGTATGGAGCCAGCCTCGGAGGTCCCATCGTCAAGGACAAGACTCACTTCTTTGTCAACTACGAGCGCGACAACTACCACACGACGACGATTGTCAGCGCGGACCCGGCCTGGTCAATCCCCGCGCTCGACATCTCGAAGGAAGTGGGCAACTTCCCCCAGAACAACGACGGCGACCATTTCTTCGCCAAGCTCGACCATCAGCTCTCGACCAAGCACTCTCTAGAAGCGTCGTTCACGCGCAAGACGGAGACCGACACCAACGTCTACGTGGGCGGCTTCTCGACCCAGGCTTTCGGGGCCCAGACCGTGTACGACGAAAAACTCTTCATGCTGAGCGACAGGCTGGCCCTGTCGAACCGGACCCTGAACGAGTTCCGCTTCCAGGTCGGGACGCGGCAGAACGATTGGAATCCCAATTCCCGCCATCCGTCCGTTTATGAGTACACGGACTTCGGCGTCATCACGTGCTGTGGCAGCCATCCCAGCGTTGATCAGACCAACCATACCCGCCGCCTGGAGTTCAAAGACGACCTCACTCTCCACCTGAGCCAACACAGCCTGAAGTTCGGGGGCGACTTCCAGGTCCTGAGAGGCGATTCCGACACCCGCTACACCGCCACCGGCTATTACGTCGTGTATTACGGGTCCCCGCTGTACTTGCGCCAGGCGTTCGGTCCGACCCACTTCGTCTTCGATGAGAACGTCGACGGGGTCTATGCGCAGGACGACTGGCGTGTTCGCGACAACCTGATGCTCAACCTTGGACTCCGCTACGAGTACAACCAGTTCGCTCCCTCAGACCATGGCGACATTGCGCCACGGGTGGGCTTCGCCTACGACCCCTGGAAGGACGGCAAGACCAGCGTCCGGGGCGGCACCGGGTTGTTCTACGACATGGCGTTCACACAGCTCTTGCAAGTGTCGGCCTGGGGCGGCCCCAACGGCGCGTACACCCTGACTTTCCGTCCTTCCGACCCTTTGTATCCGAGCAACTTCGCCAGCATTCCCTCGCTTCCGGCGGGACGTCCGATCCCGGCGCGCGATATCTACGAGCTCGACCCCAATATGAAGACCGCCCGTAGCTGGCAGAGCTCGATCGGGATTCAACGCGAGATCGCCAGGGACCTCGCCATTAGCGTCGATGCGGTCTACGTGAGGGGTCACAACCTGTTCCGCATTCGTGATCTGAACGCCCCGCCCTTTGAAGGTCCCTATCCCAAGGGCCAGGAAACCACGTTCGCCAACGCACTGCGGCCGACACCTCCCGTCCCCAACGGCTTTCGCCGGGTCGACCAGCTTGAGTCCTCGGGCAGCAGCGAGTACGAAGGGCTTTATTTCAACATCACTCGCCGTGTGCGCGGCGGGCACACGTTCCAGCTGTCCTACACCCTCGCCAAGTCGAGGGACAATCTTGGCTTCGGCGGCGACTACGTCAGCCGGCCCAATGACAGCACCAACATGGCGGCCGAATGGGGCCCTTCCCTGAACGACCTCCGCCACACCGTTGCCGCCAACGGCACGGTTCAGCTGCCCTGGGGCTTTTCGGCTGGAGGAATCTTCCTCGCCTATTCTGGCCGGCCCTACACCGCCCAGCTCGGCTATGACTACAACGGCGACGGCGTCACTAACGACCGCCCACCGGGCGTGGGCAAGGACACCCTGACGGGAGACTGGTTCCGGGAGCTCGACCTTTTCCTCAACAAGGCCTTTAAGTTCAAGGACCGCTACCAACTTATCGTGCGGCTCGAAGCCTTCAACGTCTTCGACACGCTCAACAAGAATACCTATGGCAACATCGTTGGCACCAACACATACCAGATCGCGACGGGGGCGTTCCCGCCGCGCCAGCTGCAGGTGTCTGCGAGATTCGCGTTCTGA
- a CDS encoding dipeptidase: protein MLLAAPAAALRPSPAAAQPTPVGGDLHSSAIVIDHACPLLTPEADEYIAKTRAGGETVAMATVASNHDFRAAIDQITGWLERFDRDPSLIHVTTVEDIYRAKREGKLGVGFHFQNSRPVEYDLRLLRVFHRLGVRVIQLTYNEKNPVGDGSTERTDSGLSKYGRKMVEEMNRLGIVVDCSHVGYRTTMEAMEVSKLPVMFSHSNAYGVYPSKRNIKDDQIKALAKSGGVIGMNGFPGFVSKDSFVDKNRGPSLEQLLDHVDYIAKLVGTDYIGLGLDYSQSNPEDYKRWGYEPDTYPMPPWHYPTGIDEVSKLASFTKGLKARGYSDADVRKILGENFIRVFKAVWKA, encoded by the coding sequence ATGCTTCTCGCAGCCCCGGCCGCGGCGCTGCGCCCCTCCCCTGCGGCTGCGCAGCCCACTCCCGTCGGGGGCGATCTCCATTCGTCCGCCATCGTCATCGACCACGCATGCCCGCTCCTGACCCCGGAAGCGGACGAATACATTGCGAAGACACGCGCGGGGGGGGAGACCGTGGCCATGGCGACCGTGGCCAGCAACCATGACTTCCGTGCGGCGATCGACCAGATCACGGGCTGGCTCGAGCGCTTCGACCGCGACCCGTCGCTCATCCACGTGACGACGGTCGAGGACATCTATCGGGCGAAGCGCGAGGGAAAGCTCGGCGTGGGCTTCCACTTCCAGAACTCGCGGCCCGTCGAGTATGACCTGCGCCTGCTCCGCGTTTTCCACCGACTGGGCGTACGGGTCATCCAGCTCACGTACAACGAAAAGAACCCCGTCGGCGATGGCTCGACGGAGCGCACCGACTCCGGGTTGTCCAAGTACGGTCGCAAGATGGTCGAGGAGATGAACCGCCTGGGGATCGTCGTGGATTGCAGCCACGTGGGCTACCGGACCACGATGGAGGCGATGGAAGTCTCCAAGCTGCCCGTCATGTTCAGCCATTCCAACGCGTACGGCGTCTACCCCAGCAAGCGCAACATCAAGGACGACCAGATCAAGGCGCTGGCAAAGAGCGGTGGCGTCATCGGGATGAACGGCTTTCCCGGGTTCGTGAGCAAGGACAGCTTCGTCGACAAGAACCGCGGGCCATCGCTCGAGCAACTGCTCGATCACGTCGACTACATCGCCAAGCTCGTCGGTACCGACTATATCGGGCTCGGGCTCGACTATTCGCAGTCGAATCCTGAGGACTACAAGCGGTGGGGGTACGAGCCCGACACCTACCCGATGCCCCCTTGGCACTACCCGACGGGCATCGACGAAGTCTCGAAGCTTGCGAGCTTCACCAAGGGCCTAAAGGCACGAGGCTACTCCGATGCGGACGTACGGAAGATCCTCGGTGAGAACTTCATTCGAGTCTTCAAGGCGGTTTGGAAGGCTTGA
- a CDS encoding serine hydrolase, which yields MSRSSLFSLLALVLSAATVGAQPTAQKDPRWLRLDAAVRRGMAEWEVPGLAIAVVEGDRVAFIRAYGVKELGKPEPVDLDTVMAIGSTTKAMTATLVAMLVDEGKLAWDDRVTKHLPWFQLFDPWVTREVTLRDLLTHRVGVGGALLPAATTLDRREVLRRLRFIEPYAPFRAHYDYSNLMYTTAGEIVAEVSGKRWEDVLQSRLLAPLGITGAHLTLDSLWSPESVAPCFCCDLVGRSVGIGDARAGTNLTMPHLKKNGRMQVIPWRRYANIGPAGGELSMSVRDMARWVRFLVGKGVFEGKRLLSEKQFAEMHEPQIPIPRENWSPFLREEPAVHFMAYGLGWRLNDYRGRRMSSHTGNVYGFHSTVGLLPDDGIGVVVIANADRTGLAPALVLTAFDLHLGAPEVDWSHRVLTGYEAQERETQEAEKRLRDGRRVGTSPQLPLSAFAGTYFDPAYGEVHVTEQPGGLLLGFPGAQEADLTHWHYDLFRMSLRGPMAYPRFARFVIGPDGKVGRLSVEGVADFVRRSSETAVSATGR from the coding sequence ATGTCCAGGTCGAGTCTCTTCTCGCTCCTAGCCCTCGTTCTGTCGGCGGCGACGGTCGGCGCGCAGCCGACCGCGCAAAAGGACCCGCGCTGGCTAAGGCTCGATGCGGCGGTGCGGCGGGGCATGGCGGAATGGGAGGTCCCCGGACTAGCCATCGCGGTGGTCGAGGGCGATCGGGTCGCCTTCATTCGCGCGTACGGTGTCAAGGAGCTGGGGAAACCGGAGCCGGTCGACCTTGACACAGTCATGGCGATCGGCTCTACCACCAAGGCCATGACGGCCACTCTGGTCGCCATGCTGGTCGACGAAGGTAAGCTCGCCTGGGATGATCGGGTCACTAAGCACCTCCCATGGTTCCAGCTCTTCGACCCCTGGGTCACTCGTGAAGTGACGCTGCGGGACCTCCTGACCCATCGCGTCGGGGTTGGGGGGGCTCTGCTTCCGGCTGCCACAACGCTCGACCGCCGGGAGGTGCTCCGGCGGCTGCGCTTCATCGAGCCTTACGCGCCCTTCCGCGCCCATTACGACTACAGCAACCTGATGTACACGACCGCCGGAGAGATCGTGGCCGAGGTCTCTGGTAAGCGCTGGGAGGACGTGCTCCAGTCGCGGCTGCTGGCTCCGCTCGGAATTACCGGCGCCCACCTCACTCTCGACTCGCTCTGGTCGCCCGAGAGTGTGGCGCCCTGCTTCTGTTGTGACCTGGTCGGACGCTCCGTCGGAATCGGGGACGCGCGAGCCGGGACCAACCTCACCATGCCCCATCTCAAGAAGAACGGACGCATGCAAGTCATTCCCTGGCGGCGTTACGCCAACATCGGCCCCGCGGGCGGAGAGCTGTCCATGAGCGTCAGGGACATGGCGCGTTGGGTCAGGTTCCTGGTAGGCAAGGGGGTGTTCGAGGGCAAGCGTTTGCTGAGCGAGAAGCAGTTCGCGGAGATGCATGAGCCACAGATTCCGATCCCCCGCGAGAACTGGTCGCCGTTTCTCCGGGAAGAGCCGGCCGTACACTTCATGGCCTACGGCCTCGGGTGGCGTCTCAACGACTACCGAGGCCGGCGCATGTCCTCGCACACCGGCAACGTCTATGGCTTCCACTCCACCGTCGGTCTGCTCCCCGACGATGGCATCGGCGTCGTGGTGATCGCGAACGCCGATCGCACGGGCCTGGCGCCGGCCCTGGTCCTTACGGCCTTCGATCTCCATCTGGGCGCACCGGAGGTTGACTGGAGTCACCGCGTCCTGACCGGGTACGAGGCGCAGGAGCGCGAGACCCAAGAAGCTGAGAAGCGCCTTAGGGATGGGCGGCGCGTCGGCACCAGCCCGCAGCTTCCCCTCTCGGCGTTTGCCGGAACCTACTTCGATCCCGCCTACGGTGAGGTACACGTCACCGAGCAGCCAGGCGGGCTACTTCTCGGCTTCCCGGGCGCTCAGGAGGCCGATCTCACACACTGGCACTACGACTTGTTCCGCATGAGCTTACGCGGTCCAATGGCTTACCCGCGGTTCGCGAGGTTTGTGATCGGTCCAGATGGGAAAGTGGGACGTCTCAGCGTCGAGGGAGTCGCGGACTTCGTCAGACGGTCGTCAGAGACCGCCGTGTCCGCGACAGGTCGCTGA
- a CDS encoding MFS transporter encodes MSTERGILFNTPMEIPAKHEAPSLWRPLRTPIFRQLLVADVVSDVGTFMQGVGAAWLMVSLGAGPMYVALTQTASALPFFILALPAGAIGDIVDRRRLILYTEAWMVCAAFTLAVVTLTGVITPWILLALTFALSAGDAFETPTWRAVLPELVPKDDLPAASALNGIEFNIARAVGPALAGVLIATAGVGAAFLLNVASFAGVILVVARWKRPVHKRTSPPETVGGATIAAIRYVRHAPAIRALMLRSGVVMFFASASFALLPTVAHNISNNAIGYGILLGCFGAGAVGGALLMQPARARWSTEGIASMAVALLGAMIVATGLVHSLGGLIFIMLVSGAGWILFISLVSALVQTSAPDWVRARVLAVFMLISQGGMAAGSAVWGSVSAHASVETALLWAGVGTVATTALGLMARLPAMAADVSPWNHWRMPAIVKDVAPSLERGPVLVTVEYVVDAQNAKQFLQTLHRYGRVRRRDGASRWGVFRDVEHADLYVETFLVSSWAEHLRQHERSTREDRDLEDRLHSYTRSEPKVRHLIHVEAES; translated from the coding sequence TTGTCCACGGAACGCGGTATCCTCTTCAACACTCCGATGGAGATACCAGCGAAGCACGAAGCGCCGAGTCTGTGGCGACCGTTGCGCACGCCAATCTTCCGCCAGCTGCTAGTCGCCGACGTGGTGTCTGACGTCGGTACATTCATGCAGGGCGTCGGCGCGGCATGGCTCATGGTCTCGCTCGGCGCCGGCCCCATGTACGTAGCGCTGACCCAGACGGCCTCCGCGCTGCCGTTCTTCATCCTCGCGCTGCCCGCCGGAGCGATAGGGGACATTGTCGACCGTCGCAGGCTGATTCTCTATACAGAAGCATGGATGGTCTGTGCCGCGTTCACGCTCGCAGTGGTGACCCTGACGGGTGTCATCACCCCGTGGATCCTGCTTGCGCTGACGTTCGCGCTGTCTGCGGGAGATGCGTTCGAAACGCCCACTTGGCGGGCGGTACTTCCGGAGCTTGTGCCGAAGGACGATCTGCCCGCGGCCTCGGCGCTCAACGGCATTGAATTCAACATCGCACGGGCAGTAGGCCCGGCGCTCGCCGGCGTACTGATCGCGACGGCTGGCGTCGGCGCCGCCTTCCTTCTAAACGTGGCGTCGTTCGCCGGCGTCATTCTCGTGGTTGCGCGTTGGAAGCGTCCAGTTCATAAACGAACGTCGCCGCCGGAAACGGTCGGTGGAGCGACGATAGCCGCCATCCGCTACGTTCGACACGCTCCCGCGATCCGTGCGCTTATGCTGCGGTCCGGCGTGGTGATGTTCTTTGCCAGCGCGTCGTTCGCACTTTTGCCGACGGTGGCGCACAACATCAGTAACAACGCGATTGGGTACGGGATTCTTCTAGGGTGCTTCGGAGCCGGTGCAGTCGGAGGTGCGCTGCTGATGCAGCCCGCCCGCGCCCGTTGGTCGACGGAAGGCATCGCCTCGATGGCCGTCGCGTTGCTCGGCGCGATGATTGTCGCGACCGGCCTGGTCCACAGCCTCGGCGGTCTCATCTTCATCATGCTCGTGAGCGGTGCCGGTTGGATCCTCTTCATCTCCCTCGTGAGTGCGCTTGTGCAGACTTCCGCTCCTGACTGGGTCCGAGCTCGCGTGCTCGCGGTCTTCATGCTGATCTCTCAAGGAGGGATGGCCGCGGGGAGTGCGGTGTGGGGAAGCGTTAGTGCGCACGCGAGCGTCGAAACAGCACTCCTGTGGGCGGGCGTGGGCACGGTCGCGACGACAGCGCTGGGACTGATGGCGAGACTGCCGGCCATGGCCGCCGACGTAAGCCCCTGGAACCACTGGCGCATGCCGGCGATCGTGAAAGACGTCGCGCCGAGTCTTGAGCGGGGTCCCGTGCTCGTGACTGTCGAGTACGTTGTTGATGCGCAGAACGCAAAGCAGTTCCTGCAGACGCTACACAGGTATGGGCGCGTCAGGCGACGAGACGGTGCATCTCGTTGGGGAGTCTTCCGGGACGTCGAACACGCTGATCTGTACGTCGAGACTTTCTTGGTGAGCTCCTGGGCGGAGCATCTGCGCCAACATGAGCGCTCGACACGCGAGGATCGGGATTTGGAGGATCGACTACACAGCTACACGCGTAGTGAGCCGAAGGTGCGGCATCTCATTCATGTCGAAGCCGAGAGTTAG